CGCCCACAATAGAGATGCCCGACTATGGCGCACATTGTGATGCAATTATCGATTCCAGACATATTGATGTCATCGAAATGGATGCCGCCTCGCATACCGGTATTGATGATATTCGTGAAATTGTGGATGCCGTTAAATACAAACCAGCAGCCGCACGCTATAAAGTCTACATCATCGATGAAGTACATATGCTTTCAAAATCCGCGTTCAACGGGCTTTTAAAAACACTGGAAGAGCCGCCTGAACATGTGAAATTTATCTTTGCTACCACCGAAATTAGAAAAGTGCCCGTCACTGTTTTATCCCGCTGCCAGCGATTTGATCTACGCCGCATTGAAGCCGATACGATGGTTGACTTTCTTGACAATGTTTCCAAAAAAGAATCCGTCACTGTTGAAAAAAACGCCTTGTCGCTGGTCGCACGCGCATCTGAAGGATCGGTGCGCGACGCGCTTTCCTTACTCGATCAAGCCATTGCTCATGGCGGCGGCACCGTTGATAGCGAACAAATGCGCGACATGCTGGGTCTGGCCGACCGCACACGGGTGATCGACCTTTTCAATCACATTATGTCAGGCCGCGTCAAAGAGGCGCTTGATGAAATTAAAGCGCAAGTAGATATCGGTGCGGACCCCTTGGTTGTACTCACAGATCTTGCCGATTTCACCCATCTGGTGACAACAGCCAAGCTCGCCGATGGTGTGCCGAACGGACAAGCACTTTCCGATTTAGAAAAAGGAAAGGCCGAGGAATTCGCAACCAATCTATCCATTCGTGTTTTGTCGCGCGCATGGCAGATGCTCCTCAAAGGCATCGAAGAAGTGCAAAGTGCCAATAAACCATGGGCTGCAGCTGATATGGTGATCGTGCGCCTTGCTTATGTCGCTGATTTACCTACACCCGATGAAGCGTTGAAAACGTTGCGGGATGGCACAGCATCGACGCAAACCACTCCATCGCTTGCGCTTGGGCCTGGGTCTGGGTCTGGGTCTGGAGTTGCAAATAGCGGGATGGCTTCTCCATTAGGGTCCACGAGTGCAGCTACACAAACCTCACAAATACCCATGGTTGATAACGTTCCCTCTCCTGAAATGTCAGCATCACAGGCCACCCAAACACGCCCGCGCCCTGTCTTGGCGACAAATAATCCTGACCCGCGTCCTATTGAAAAACCACTGGTCGCACCTGAGAAACAAATTCTACGCATCAACCGGTTTGAGGATTTTGTCGCCCTTGCAGAAGAGCATCGCGATTTAGCTATGCGTTCAGCGCTAGAAAATCATGTGAGGCTGATTTCATTTGAAAATGGTCGCATTGAAATTGCACAAACGGCGCAAGCGCCAAGAACACTTGCTAATGACATCAAAACCCGTCTTCTTGATTGGACTGGGGCGAAGTGGACAGTCATTGTTGCCCGCGACGGTGGTGATGATCCTTTGCGCGTTCAACGCGATGAAGAAGACAAACAGCGCACCCGCGATGCGGAAGAAGACCCGGTGGTTGCTGCTGTCTTAAAAACATTCTCTGGCTCCAAGGTGGTCAATGTTACATTTTTAGACGATGAAACAGATGGTATCCTTGAACAAGTGCCCGAAAATGACCCCGACGATTTTGACGAATAAACAGGAGTAACAGCCATGAAAGATATCATGGGATTGATGAAAAAAGCCGGCGAAATGCAGGAAAAAATGCAGGAAATGCAGGAAGAGGCTGCCAATGCGGAAGTCTCCGGGACTTCAGGTGGCGGGCTTGTCACGGTGACCATGAGTGGCAAAGGCGAAATGCGAGGACTTTCTATTGATCCATCACTCTTCAAAGAAGACGATGTTGAAATTCTGGAAGACCTGATTATGGCCGCCCATAACGAAGCTAAAGGAAAATCTGAAACATTAATGCAGGAAAAAATGCAAGATTTGACCTCAGGGCTACCTTTGCCTCCGGGTATGAAGCTTCCATTTTAAAAGTGAGTTGAATGACTAAAATCACTCTCGTAACAGGTGCTGGAACAGGCGTTGGCAAAGCCGCTGCTCACGCTTTAATGAGCGCAGGCTATCATGTTATATTCATTGGTCGTCGCCTAAATGTTTTGGAACAAGCATTGAGTGAAGGCCAAGGTAGCGGCGAGGCAATCGCCTGTGATGTGACCGACGCTACCGCGATTGACGCGTTATTCAAATCTATCGCGGAGCGCCACGGACGCCTTGATGTTCTATTTAATAATGCCGGGATCTTTATTGCTGGCAAATTAATTGACGAGCTAAGCTTAGAAGAGTGGCAGCAGGCCGTGGATGTTAATCTTACTGGTTCGTTTTTATGTGCACGCGCGGCTTTCGCTCTTATGCGCAAGCAAAGCCCTATGGGTGGACGCATCATCAATAATGGCTCCATATCAGCCTATGCACCACGACCTGGCTCCACGCCTTATACAACCACCAAACATGCCATCACTGGCCTGACCAAATGCTTATCTCTAGATGGTCGACCTTTTGATATTGCTTGTTCGCAGCTTGATATCGGAAATGCAGCCTCTGACATGGCAATTCCCTTGTCTGAAGGCGCCATGCAAGCGGATGGCACTATGAGCCCCGAGCCTTTGATGGATTTAAAACATGTGGGCGATGCGGTGGGCTATATGGCTGATTTACCTTTAAGCGCCAATGTTCAATTTATGACCGTGATGGCAACAAAAATGCCCTATTTGGGGAGAGGTTAGGCTTAGACACGAAGATATGCCGAAGGCAACTTCGAATCGGGTTATATATTCTCACAAACATTGAGAGCCACCTGTATGCCTAAGTCCGTTACCGGCCCAGAAATTGAGCGCCTTGTACAATTACTTGCTAAATTGCCCGGCCTTGGCCCGCGATCAGCGCGCCGTGCCGTGCTTCATCTTGTAAAGAATAAAGACAAACTCATGGCCCCGCTTGGGGCAGCAATGGCTGACGCGGTATCGAACATTGTTGAATGTCGCGCATGCGGAAATGTCGACACCTCTTCACCTTGCACCATCTGTAAGGACCAAAGCCGCGACATGACAACACTCGTGGTCGTAGAAGATGTCGCCGATCTTTGGGCGCTTGAACGCGCCATGGCTGTTAAAGGGGTCTATCACGTCCTTGGCGGCACACTCTCACCTCTAGACGGCATTGGCCCTGAAGACTTGAACATTAATGGATTGATCGACAGAGTTCATGAAAGCGATGTAAATGAGGTTATACTGGCCGTGAATGCCACCGTGGAAGGGCAAACGACTGCCCACTACATTATGGATCAATTGAGTAGTGAAGGTGTGCAGGTATCTCGTCTTGCTCATGGTGTGCCAGTGGGCGGTGAACTTGATTATCTTGACGAGGGCACACTTTCTGCCGCAATGCGCCAGCGCACAGCCTTATAAGCGCCTTCACCTTATAAAATCATAAAACACGCCTTTGTTCAGGATTGCTTCAGCATCTTAAGTGTATATTCGCCCAATTCGAGACATAAAACGGTGAGATAACCTCTCTCTATCTGAAATTAGCCTTTTTCTCCCATTAATTAGACGATAACAAAAGCGGAAATATTCCAATGAACAAAATGATGAAAACTTCTGCCCTTATGGCAGCATTCTGTCTGGGTTTAGCGGGTTGTGTAACAACACAAGACGCTTTCACTGGCGAGTCAAAAATCAGCCGCGCGGCTAAAGGTACTGGCATTGGTGCTGCTGGCGGCGCGCTTGCAGGTGCTTTGATCGGCAAGGCAAGTAATAATACAAGACGCGGCGCCTTGATTGGCGCAGGTATCGGTGCCTTAGCAGGCGGTGGTGTGGGCGTTTATCTCGATCGTCAAGAAGCTGAGCTGCGCCAACAGCTTCAAGGAACTGGCGTTAGCGTTACACGCAATGGTGATCAGATTATTTTGAATCTACCAAGCAATGTTACCTTTGCAAGTGGCGCTGATCAGGTTCAACCGAACTTCCATTCGGTTCTCAATTCAGTAGCTATCGTCTTGAATAAATATAATCAGACTCTTGTCGATGTCTTCGGCCATACAGACAGTGATGGTGACGATACATCTAACTTCAACTTGTCACAGCGACGCGCAACAAATGTTGCCTCTTACCTTGCTACACAGGGTGTGGATGGACGCCGCTTTGCTATTCAAGGCTTTGGGGAACAGCGACCGATTGCAACAAATGCAACACCGGAAGGCAAATCCCAAAACCGTCGCGTAGAAATCCAGATTTCACCGCTGACACAAAGCTAAAAAACAAAATCCGAACAAACGAAGCCCCGAGTATATCTCGGGGCTTTTTTTATTCACCAGCCAAAAGATCAGGTTGCGCGGGCTTTTGCACCACGCTGCGGTCAGGCGCACCATCTTGACTTTGTTCCGCGCCGGCCTCGCCTGCAAAATCAAGCGCATCAATGCGACCGCCGCGCGTTGTAATTTTCTTGGTTGATGTCAGTATTTGCTCAACATCACGATTGGCTTGTGTGAAATGGGTTTGCAGCTTGCTGACCCGATCATCAAGGCGCACAACATCTTGCATAAGCGCCACAACTTCCTTTTGAATGATGTGCGCTTGATCACGCATGCGCTGATCACGTAAGACAGATTGAACAACTTGTATTGAGAGCATCAACAAAGATGGCGACACGATCACCACCCGTGAGCGGTGGGCTTTTTGCACAATGTCCTCAAAATGCTCATGAATATCAGCGAAAATACTTTCTGATGGCACAAACATAAAGGCTGTATCTTGGGTTTCACCAGTGATGAAATAACGCTCCGAGATGTCTTTAATATGTTTTTCCACATCACGGCGGAACTGGGTATGCGCCAAACGGATTTCTTCCGGGTTATCGCTTTGCCGCGCAGCGTTCCATGATTCAAGCGGAAATTTTGCATCCACAACCAAGGAAGGCGCATCATTGGGCATAAAAATCAAACAATCCGGTCTGTTTCTATTCGATAAGGTTTCTTGGAACCCATAAGCCCCGTGCGGCAAGCCATCTTGTATGATTGTCTCCATGCGCGCTTGACCAAAAGCACCGCGTGTTTGTTTGTTGGCCAGCACATTTTGTAGTTCGACTACTTGAGTGGAGAGCTTGGTGATATTGGATTGTGCTGTATCAATCACAGCAAGCCGCTCAGCCAATACCTTCAAGTTATCATGCGTGGATTTTGTCGTTTCCGTCATGTTTTGGCCCAGA
This sequence is a window from Hyphomicrobiales bacterium. Protein-coding genes within it:
- a CDS encoding DNA polymerase III subunit gamma/tau, which gives rise to MDEGKANGSNSPSGSNSESAYRVLARKYRPSTFDDLIGQEPMVQTLTNAFKLGRIAQAYMLTGVRGVGKTTTARILARALNYETDAIQTPTIEMPDYGAHCDAIIDSRHIDVIEMDAASHTGIDDIREIVDAVKYKPAAARYKVYIIDEVHMLSKSAFNGLLKTLEEPPEHVKFIFATTEIRKVPVTVLSRCQRFDLRRIEADTMVDFLDNVSKKESVTVEKNALSLVARASEGSVRDALSLLDQAIAHGGGTVDSEQMRDMLGLADRTRVIDLFNHIMSGRVKEALDEIKAQVDIGADPLVVLTDLADFTHLVTTAKLADGVPNGQALSDLEKGKAEEFATNLSIRVLSRAWQMLLKGIEEVQSANKPWAAADMVIVRLAYVADLPTPDEALKTLRDGTASTQTTPSLALGPGSGSGSGVANSGMASPLGSTSAATQTSQIPMVDNVPSPEMSASQATQTRPRPVLATNNPDPRPIEKPLVAPEKQILRINRFEDFVALAEEHRDLAMRSALENHVRLISFENGRIEIAQTAQAPRTLANDIKTRLLDWTGAKWTVIVARDGGDDPLRVQRDEEDKQRTRDAEEDPVVAAVLKTFSGSKVVNVTFLDDETDGILEQVPENDPDDFDE
- a CDS encoding YbaB/EbfC family nucleoid-associated protein, with amino-acid sequence MKDIMGLMKKAGEMQEKMQEMQEEAANAEVSGTSGGGLVTVTMSGKGEMRGLSIDPSLFKEDDVEILEDLIMAAHNEAKGKSETLMQEKMQDLTSGLPLPPGMKLPF
- a CDS encoding SDR family oxidoreductase, producing MTKITLVTGAGTGVGKAAAHALMSAGYHVIFIGRRLNVLEQALSEGQGSGEAIACDVTDATAIDALFKSIAERHGRLDVLFNNAGIFIAGKLIDELSLEEWQQAVDVNLTGSFLCARAAFALMRKQSPMGGRIINNGSISAYAPRPGSTPYTTTKHAITGLTKCLSLDGRPFDIACSQLDIGNAASDMAIPLSEGAMQADGTMSPEPLMDLKHVGDAVGYMADLPLSANVQFMTVMATKMPYLGRG
- the recR gene encoding recombination mediator RecR, which gives rise to MPKSVTGPEIERLVQLLAKLPGLGPRSARRAVLHLVKNKDKLMAPLGAAMADAVSNIVECRACGNVDTSSPCTICKDQSRDMTTLVVVEDVADLWALERAMAVKGVYHVLGGTLSPLDGIGPEDLNINGLIDRVHESDVNEVILAVNATVEGQTTAHYIMDQLSSEGVQVSRLAHGVPVGGELDYLDEGTLSAAMRQRTAL
- a CDS encoding OmpA family protein, with the protein product MMKTSALMAAFCLGLAGCVTTQDAFTGESKISRAAKGTGIGAAGGALAGALIGKASNNTRRGALIGAGIGALAGGGVGVYLDRQEAELRQQLQGTGVSVTRNGDQIILNLPSNVTFASGADQVQPNFHSVLNSVAIVLNKYNQTLVDVFGHTDSDGDDTSNFNLSQRRATNVASYLATQGVDGRRFAIQGFGEQRPIATNATPEGKSQNRRVEIQISPLTQS
- the rmuC gene encoding DNA recombination protein RmuC produces the protein MEFTDIILTLGNHPISLGDALIAAGALFLVMLLLLIITIWRSGQRRSALEAVTRMQAKEMDARMAEVIKAQSEMTGRMQTFAEVFGSRQQDLTRVLGERMDTMSHRLGQNMTETTKSTHDNLKVLAERLAVIDTAQSNITKLSTQVVELQNVLANKQTRGAFGQARMETIIQDGLPHGAYGFQETLSNRNRPDCLIFMPNDAPSLVVDAKFPLESWNAARQSDNPEEIRLAHTQFRRDVEKHIKDISERYFITGETQDTAFMFVPSESIFADIHEHFEDIVQKAHRSRVVIVSPSLLMLSIQVVQSVLRDQRMRDQAHIIQKEVVALMQDVVRLDDRVSKLQTHFTQANRDVEQILTSTKKITTRGGRIDALDFAGEAGAEQSQDGAPDRSVVQKPAQPDLLAGE